A genomic stretch from Natronomonas gomsonensis includes:
- a CDS encoding PaaI family thioesterase, translating into MTDTNEWFLENHDHLRDLGIEIDDQREGFLRLTLPHEASLTNPGSEAIQGGVVATLIDHAGGAAIRTTLEEPMSTPHATTELNVSYVRPAAADLTAEATVVRSGRSMGVVEVEVTMATDEGEKTVAVGRVSLHLDRE; encoded by the coding sequence ATGACCGACACCAACGAGTGGTTCCTCGAAAACCACGACCACCTCCGGGACCTCGGCATCGAAATCGACGACCAGCGGGAGGGGTTTCTCCGCCTCACGCTGCCCCACGAGGCATCGCTCACCAATCCGGGTTCGGAAGCCATTCAGGGCGGCGTCGTCGCGACGCTCATCGACCACGCCGGCGGCGCGGCCATCCGGACGACACTTGAGGAGCCAATGTCGACACCGCACGCGACGACGGAGTTGAACGTCAGTTACGTCCGACCGGCCGCCGCCGATTTGACCGCCGAGGCGACCGTCGTTCGTTCCGGTCGGAGCATGGGCGTCGTCGAGGTCGAGGTGACGATGGCCACCGACGAGGGCGAAAAGACCGTCGCGGTCGGTCGCGTCTCGCTGCATCTGGACCGAGAGTGA